In Neisseriaceae bacterium CLB008, one genomic interval encodes:
- a CDS encoding Slam-dependent surface lipoprotein, which produces MTKTLLAVALMCSFGVASAAVVEGDSSSSHIVTGVSSVLPFGAGKAGIAINGSFSLNLADGPIKHIRQKYAQTPINAQADANVNGLLNPKYLTLKDVNPVVGLFNNPTLGQVWYEQRAHNTEVYSIRQIADPAIPLAPKFGGLVMAKVADLPADTAVYFGEWAPRASAPSTGSDTNLNLASADRTVWYVGENPTGNTTGLATATYDVVGLNQHTPGQNDVYTGALTASFGTGATGKMAGQLTRGADSLNFANTDIQNATGTFSRAADGIQGRFYGAGAAALAGIAERGGASEAIAFGGKKR; this is translated from the coding sequence ATGACTAAAACCCTATTGGCCGTGGCCTTAATGTGTTCGTTCGGTGTGGCCTCGGCCGCGGTGGTAGAGGGCGACTCTTCGAGCAGCCATATTGTAACAGGCGTGTCTAGCGTGTTGCCGTTTGGCGCGGGCAAGGCGGGCATTGCGATTAATGGTTCGTTTAGCCTCAATTTGGCCGACGGCCCCATCAAACACATTCGCCAAAAATATGCCCAAACCCCGATCAACGCACAGGCCGACGCCAACGTGAATGGCCTGCTGAATCCGAAATACCTCACCTTGAAAGACGTCAATCCTGTGGTTGGCCTGTTTAATAACCCTACTTTGGGGCAGGTGTGGTATGAGCAGCGCGCCCACAACACCGAGGTGTACAGCATTCGCCAAATTGCCGATCCTGCCATTCCTTTGGCGCCGAAATTTGGCGGCTTGGTGATGGCTAAAGTGGCCGACCTGCCAGCTGACACGGCGGTGTATTTCGGTGAGTGGGCACCGCGCGCAAGCGCGCCCAGTACCGGCTCTGATACCAATTTAAACTTGGCCAGCGCCGATCGAACCGTCTGGTACGTGGGGGAAAATCCAACCGGTAACACCACCGGTCTGGCTACGGCCACCTATGACGTGGTTGGTTTGAATCAGCATACGCCTGGGCAAAACGATGTGTACACCGGTGCTTTAACCGCTTCCTTCGGGACGGGCGCCACAGGCAAGATGGCAGGCCAATTAACCAGAGGTGCTGACAGCCTTAATTTTGCGAATACGGATATCCAGAACGCCACTGGGACGTTTAGCCGTGCAGCCGATGGCATTCAAGGACGCTTCTACGGTGCGGGCGCCGCGGCTCTGGCTGGGATTGCCGAGCGCGGTGGGGCCAGCGAGGCCATTGCTTTTGGCGGTAAAAAACGTTAA
- a CDS encoding surface lipoprotein assembly modifier — protein sequence MKRMLICLALSLVASAARADEDDTRRLQDELSWRLQQQRQSQWPAAMDGDAQHITIDGQLYRVGDDAEGLARGLYYALNTQQWAKVTAFLARYRALPEHEPQLVLLAEGLMARAQHAVGLAIEKLQTAQAMAPEDVRIQLELARLYTEDHQNPEALATFGQVLQQDLPPVTAELVESHMDHLKERDQWHGSLSVGSGYNNNVNQAKGGSSCAAYLGTECWLYQRLPEAQGAMFQRYQLALSKQWSMGGHHSWVFKPLAYGTKYQLSAATDGTAQRYSDHTTVVAAGYRYADARSSYTVTPVLEHYFRGGHTHYWAFGLEAEWSRELGQGWRVNAQARAKRVRYAGQERQWYADYSQYTAGVGVNHAFSSQAGWFLSADVERKKYPLALSSSKEILLRSGGYKLFDGGYYVNALALHRRSDYDAYAPMLDVRRQDRQTLLMASVGVLKWRYRNVYPELQLKRVVNHSNSQFYGYSQNELSLNLRHNF from the coding sequence ATGAAGCGAATGCTTATTTGTTTGGCCTTGAGCCTGGTGGCGAGCGCCGCTCGGGCCGATGAGGATGACACCCGCCGCTTGCAGGATGAACTGAGCTGGCGGCTACAGCAACAGCGCCAAAGCCAATGGCCGGCAGCCATGGACGGCGACGCCCAGCACATCACCATTGATGGCCAGCTGTATCGCGTCGGCGACGATGCCGAAGGCCTGGCGCGTGGGCTGTATTACGCCCTAAATACCCAACAATGGGCCAAGGTGACTGCGTTCCTAGCACGCTATCGCGCCTTGCCCGAGCATGAGCCACAGCTGGTGCTGTTGGCCGAAGGCCTGATGGCCCGCGCGCAGCATGCAGTGGGCTTGGCCATAGAAAAACTCCAGACAGCTCAGGCGATGGCGCCGGAAGACGTTCGTATCCAGCTAGAGCTGGCGCGGCTGTACACCGAAGACCATCAAAATCCAGAAGCGCTGGCGACGTTTGGCCAAGTCTTACAGCAAGACTTGCCGCCAGTGACGGCCGAGCTGGTAGAAAGCCATATGGATCACCTTAAAGAGCGGGATCAGTGGCATGGCTCGCTGAGCGTGGGCAGTGGCTACAACAATAATGTGAATCAAGCCAAGGGCGGCAGTAGCTGTGCCGCTTACTTGGGTACAGAGTGCTGGCTGTATCAGCGCCTGCCAGAAGCGCAGGGCGCTATGTTTCAGCGTTATCAGCTGGCCTTAAGTAAACAGTGGTCTATGGGCGGACACCACAGCTGGGTGTTTAAGCCTTTAGCCTATGGCACCAAGTATCAGCTGTCCGCGGCCACTGACGGTACGGCCCAGCGCTACAGCGACCACACCACGGTTGTGGCCGCGGGCTATCGCTATGCTGATGCCCGCAGCAGCTACACGGTCACACCGGTTCTGGAGCACTATTTTCGGGGTGGCCATACCCATTACTGGGCGTTTGGCTTGGAGGCAGAGTGGTCACGCGAGCTGGGTCAAGGCTGGCGGGTTAATGCTCAGGCGCGAGCCAAGCGGGTGCGCTACGCCGGCCAAGAGCGTCAGTGGTACGCCGACTATAGTCAATACACCGCAGGGGTGGGCGTGAACCATGCATTTTCCAGCCAGGCTGGCTGGTTTTTAAGCGCCGATGTCGAACGTAAAAAATACCCTTTGGCCCTGTCCAGCAGCAAGGAAATTCTGTTGCGCAGCGGCGGTTACAAGCTGTTTGACGGCGGCTATTACGTGAATGCGCTGGCCCTGCATCGGCGCAGCGACTACGACGCCTATGCGCCCATGTTAGACGTGCGTCGGCAAGACCGACAAACCCTGTTGATGGCCTCTGTCGGGGTACTCAAATGGCGCTATCGCAACGTTTACCCAGAGCTACAGCTTAAGCGCGTGGTCAACCACAGCAACAGCCAGTTTTATGGCTACAGCCAAAATGAACTCAGCCTGAACCTACGCCACAATTTTTAA